ACCGAGGCGCCGGCCAGCGCGGCGGCGGGCGCCGGCTGCGCGGGCGTCGCGGGCACGTCGCTGGTGGTCCTCACCGACGACAAGGGCCTGCAGAACACGGACAACGTGCTGCCCGCGATCAACAAGAAGGCGGCCACGCCGGAGCTGATCGCGGCGCTGGACAAGGTCTCCGAGTCGCTGGACACCACGAAGCTGATCGCGCTGAACAAGGCGGTCGACGTGGACCGCAAGACGCCCAAGGTGGCGGCGGACGAGTTCGCGGCGACCGCGGGCCTGACCACCGGCATCGCGAAGGGCCCGGGCGGCGACATCAAGATCGGCGCGGCGAACTTCAGCGAGAACCAGACGCTCGCGGAGCTCTACAACATCGCGCTCACCGCGGCCGGCTACAAGGTCACGGTGCAGCAGATCGGCAACCGTGAGCTGTACGAGCCGGCGCTGGAGAAGGGCGAGATCCAGGTCGTCCCGGAGTACGCGGCGACGCTGGCCGACTTCCTGAACGGCAAGGTCAACGGCAAGGACGCGGCGCCGGTCTCGTCGCCGGACCTGACCGCGACCACCACCGCGCTCGCGGCGCTGGGTGACAAGGTCGGCCTGGCGTTCGGCAAGCCGTCCGCCGCGCAGGACCAGAACGCGTTCGCGGTCACCAAGGAGTTCGCGGCGAAGTACGAGCTGACCACGCTCAGCGACCTGGCCGAGAAGTGCTCGGGCGCCGCGACCGTGCTCGGCGGTCCGCCGGAGTGCCCGCAGCGGCCGAAGTGCCAGGCCGGGCTGGTCACCACGTACAGCTTCCAGGCCGGTCAGTTCAGCTCGCTGGACGCGGGCGGCGCCCAGACGAAGAACGCGCTGAAGACCGGCACCATCTCCGTCGGCCTGGTCTTCTCCTCCGACGGCGAACTCGCCACAAGTTGATCTAATCGGAAAAAATCGGTCCGGCGCCATCCGCCCTGCTCGGGGACGGGATGGCGCCGGATTGTGCTATCCGAGCCCGTTTCGCTATCCGGCAACTCTGGGTAGGCTTCACCACCATGCCAGCCCCTGATCCGGTGGAGGAGCGGGCGAATCCACGCCTGACACAAGGCCTGCTCTGGGCCGGTGTCGGACTCGCGCCATTCGCGGCACTGCTCCTGCTCCTCGGCGGCAGCACCGGCATGCTCCGGTTCGCCGTCTTCGTCGTGCTCGTGTCGATCGCGCTGATCGGCACCTCGGTCGCTCTCCGTGGCGGATCGGGTGCGTCGCGCGTCGATCTCGAAGAGGCGATGGTCGAGGAGATGGTGCGGCTCCGCGCCGAGGTGCGCAGCGAGATCGCCAACGCCACCCGGGTCGGTCAGGCCGCGTCCAACCAGCGACTGCAGGCGCTCGGCGCCGCGCTCGACGGCCTGCAGGCGCAGCTCGCCGCGGTGCAGAGCGCCGCCGAGCCGGGCCAGCCGGCGATCGCCGCCCCCGCGGGCCGGGCCGCCATCGGTGCGTCCGCCGCGGTTCCGGCACCGTCCCCGGTGGAGCCGGTGACCGGCCGGGCGACGGCGTCCGTGTCCGTGTCCGCCGGCTACGCACGCGCATCCGTGACGCCCACGCCACCCGCCGAGCAGGACGGCTACCGCGGGCGCGGCTACGGCCAGGACGCCGGCTACGGCCAGGACGCCGGCTACGGCCAGGACGCCGGCTACGGCCAGGACGCCGGCTACGGCCAGGACGCCGGCTACGACGGGGACGGCGGCTTCGACCGGACCGCCGACTACGACCGGGACGGCGGCTACGACCAGCCCGGCACCGACGACCGGGACGACTCCTACGCCCGGGGCGACGGTTACGGGCAGGCCGGTGGATACCCGCCGGCTGAGGAGAGCACCTACGGCGGCGACCAGGGTGGCTACACGCCACGCCGGGCCCAGCCGGACGACGGCGGCTACACCGCCCGGCGCTCCGCGGCCGTGGAGCCGGACGAGATCTACGGCAGGAACTCGTACCGGGACGACCGCGGCGATCGTGGCGACCGCGGTGAGTGGCGCGGCGACCGCGACTACGACGCCGACGACCGCCCGGGTCACGACCGTTCCGGTTACGACCGCGACGGCTACGGCCGCAGCCGCGCGGACGAGGACCGCTACGACCGGCCGGCCTGCTACGACGCCGACGACGACCGCCGCGACCGGCGTGCGGACCGGGGCGGGGACGAGTCCGGCCGGGGCCGGGCCGGCGGGTCCGCCGGTGTGGGCCGGCGCGGCCAGATCTCCGGCGGTCTCGTCCGGCACACCGAGACCGTGCACGTCACCACCCGCTCGACGATCGTGGATCCGCGCGGCGACAGCGGCTCGCTCTACG
This genomic window from Catenuloplanes niger contains:
- a CDS encoding coiled-coil domain-containing protein, with amino-acid sequence MPAPDPVEERANPRLTQGLLWAGVGLAPFAALLLLLGGSTGMLRFAVFVVLVSIALIGTSVALRGGSGASRVDLEEAMVEEMVRLRAEVRSEIANATRVGQAASNQRLQALGAALDGLQAQLAAVQSAAEPGQPAIAAPAGRAAIGASAAVPAPSPVEPVTGRATASVSVSAGYARASVTPTPPAEQDGYRGRGYGQDAGYGQDAGYGQDAGYGQDAGYGQDAGYDGDGGFDRTADYDRDGGYDQPGTDDRDDSYARGDGYGQAGGYPPAEESTYGGDQGGYTPRRAQPDDGGYTARRSAAVEPDEIYGRNSYRDDRGDRGDRGEWRGDRDYDADDRPGHDRSGYDRDGYGRSRADEDRYDRPACYDADDDRRDRRADRGGDESGRGRAGGSAGVGRRGQISGGLVRHTETVHVTTRSTIVDPRGDSGSLYGTGEFNGPRGGYGDDYGRDNLDRGRRARAFDPGARDFDPGYRDFRGGGYGNDDNGYGDERKNYGDDRKGYGDERKGYGDERGSYGDDRRGYGSEREESTDDVVGRRAARPGQPSWGERGEQVNPYERPALEATSAEPSWSQIRQAGDRYAAVRQDDRGQELRVGERRASVHTDESGSELRVEDRWESVRREDRPNPYDRDRRGPQTGQMRRVADAGPSTGQMRRVADAGPSTGQMRRAIDAGPSTGQMRRVGGEDPQPWRTQQRGGRREEPWRVGPDDGLPGADEPLRGRYDDSWRAERGAQDHRADDRDDRGRQPQQRFDPASLYGEASQFTGDQRAISAIQWDREDYR